From one Pseudomonas sp. S35 genomic stretch:
- a CDS encoding NAD-dependent epimerase/dehydratase family protein, whose amino-acid sequence MSKADPLVLITGGAGFIGSHLVDALLAKGYGVRVLDNLSTGKRSNLALDNPRVELLEGDVADAELVARAAVGATAVVHLAAVASVQASVDDPVSTHQSNFVGTLNVCEAMRKAGVMRVVFASSAAVYGNNGEGASIDEETTKAPLTPYASDKLAGEHYFDFYRRQHGLEPVIFRFFNIFGPRQDPSSPYSGVISIFSERAQQGLPIAVFGDGEQTRDFMYVEDLVDVLVQAIEAPEAPLGAINVGWNRTTTLKQVLQALEEAVGSLPAVTYGPARSGDIRHSRANNQRLLASFKLPEPTPLKIGLQRLING is encoded by the coding sequence ATGAGTAAAGCTGATCCGTTGGTCCTGATCACCGGCGGTGCCGGTTTTATCGGCTCGCACCTGGTAGATGCGCTGCTCGCCAAGGGTTATGGGGTGCGCGTACTGGATAACCTGTCCACAGGCAAACGCAGCAACCTGGCGCTGGACAACCCGCGCGTCGAGCTGCTGGAGGGTGATGTCGCCGACGCCGAGCTGGTGGCGCGTGCCGCTGTTGGCGCGACGGCGGTGGTGCACCTGGCGGCAGTGGCGTCCGTGCAGGCCTCGGTGGATGATCCGGTCAGTACGCACCAGAGCAATTTCGTCGGCACCTTGAATGTCTGCGAAGCCATGCGCAAGGCCGGCGTCATGCGTGTGGTGTTTGCGTCCAGCGCGGCGGTGTACGGCAACAATGGCGAAGGTGCTTCGATTGACGAAGAGACCACCAAGGCGCCGTTGACGCCCTATGCGTCCGACAAGCTGGCCGGCGAGCACTACTTCGATTTCTACCGCCGCCAGCATGGCCTGGAGCCGGTGATCTTCCGCTTCTTCAATATCTTCGGGCCACGCCAGGACCCGTCGTCACCGTACTCCGGTGTGATCAGCATCTTCAGCGAACGTGCACAACAGGGATTGCCGATTGCCGTGTTCGGCGATGGCGAGCAGACCCGCGACTTCATGTACGTGGAAGACCTGGTGGACGTATTGGTGCAAGCCATCGAAGCGCCCGAGGCGCCGTTGGGGGCGATCAACGTGGGCTGGAACCGCACTACCACCCTCAAGCAAGTGCTGCAGGCGCTGGAGGAAGCGGTGGGCAGTTTGCCGGCTGTGACCTACGGGCCTGCGCGGTCAGGGGATATCCGGCATTCGCGGGCGAATAACCAGCGGTTGTTGGCGAGTTTCAAATTGCCCGAACCGACCCCGCTGAAAATCGGCCTCCAACGGCTAATCAACGGCTAA
- the cysC gene encoding adenylyl-sulfate kinase, producing MNSQSLSKGSAAIRPFTLSLSATARAVLKHQQPCCIWLTGLSGSGKSTLANALEVQLNEQGRHTFVLDGDNLRTGLCNDLGMSDAARKENIRRIGEVARLMVDAGLIVIVSAISPFSVDRATARALFGVGQFFEVYLSTPFDVCARRDPKGLYRAALEGRIKAFTGVDSPYEAPCAADCEINTDDVELPDAVDHVLAKLFKK from the coding sequence ATGAATAGCCAATCGCTGTCCAAGGGCTCTGCGGCTATCCGTCCTTTTACCCTGTCGTTGTCGGCGACCGCACGGGCGGTGCTCAAGCACCAGCAGCCGTGCTGTATATGGCTGACAGGGCTTTCCGGGTCAGGCAAGTCGACCCTGGCCAACGCCCTGGAAGTGCAGCTAAACGAGCAAGGGCGACACACCTTTGTTCTCGACGGCGATAATTTGCGGACCGGGCTGTGCAATGACCTGGGCATGAGCGATGCGGCGCGCAAAGAGAATATCCGGCGTATTGGCGAAGTGGCGCGGCTGATGGTAGACGCGGGATTAATTGTGATTGTTTCGGCCATTTCGCCGTTCAGCGTCGATCGGGCGACCGCCAGGGCGCTGTTCGGCGTAGGGCAGTTCTTTGAGGTTTACCTCAGCACGCCGTTCGATGTTTGCGCGCGGCGTGACCCCAAGGGCTTGTACCGTGCGGCGTTGGAAGGGCGTATCAAAGCTTTCACCGGCGTGGACAGTCCTTATGAAGCGCCGTGTGCGGCCGACTGCGAAATCAATACCGATGACGTCGAACTGCCGGATGCCGTGGACCATGTGCTCGCGAAGCTGTTTAAAAAATAA
- the hldE gene encoding bifunctional D-glycero-beta-D-manno-heptose-7-phosphate kinase/D-glycero-beta-D-manno-heptose 1-phosphate adenylyltransferase HldE has product MKLSMPRFDQAPVLVVGDVMLDRYWHGGTSRISPEAPVPVVKVEQIEDRPGGAANVALNIAALGAPASLVGVTGDDEAADSLANSLRGAGVRALFQRIAHQPTIVKLRVMSRHQQLLRIDFEEPFATDALALSGQVDELLEGIKVLVLSDYGKGALKNHQLLIQAAKAKGIPVLADPKGKDFSIYRGASLITPNLSEFEAIVGGCADEHELVSKGAALMTDLDLGALLVTRGEHGMTLLRPGHPAMHLPARAREVFDVTGAGDTVISTLAASIAAGEELPHAVALANLAAGIVVGKLGTAAISAPELRRAIQRSEGSERGVLTIEQLLLAIDDARAHNESIVFTNGCFDILHAGHVTYLEQARAQGDRLIVAVNDDASVSRLKGPGRPINSVDRRMAVLAGLGAVDWVISFPEATPENLLAQVKPDVLVKGGDYSVDQVVGADIVSAYGGKVKVLGLVENSSTTAIVEKIRNNE; this is encoded by the coding sequence ATGAAGTTGTCCATGCCGCGATTCGATCAAGCCCCTGTCTTGGTGGTCGGCGATGTCATGCTCGACCGTTACTGGCATGGTGGTACCTCACGGATTTCCCCTGAGGCACCGGTACCGGTAGTCAAGGTCGAGCAAATCGAAGACCGTCCAGGTGGCGCTGCCAACGTTGCCCTCAATATTGCCGCCCTCGGCGCCCCGGCCTCCCTGGTGGGTGTGACCGGCGACGACGAAGCCGCCGACAGCCTGGCCAACAGCCTGCGCGGTGCGGGCGTGCGTGCGCTGTTCCAGCGCATTGCCCACCAGCCGACCATCGTCAAGCTGCGGGTCATGAGCCGTCACCAGCAATTGCTGCGTATCGATTTCGAAGAACCCTTCGCTACCGACGCTTTGGCCCTCAGCGGCCAGGTCGACGAGTTGCTCGAAGGTATCAAGGTGCTGGTGCTGTCCGACTACGGCAAAGGCGCGCTGAAGAACCACCAACTGCTGATCCAGGCCGCCAAGGCCAAGGGCATTCCGGTGCTGGCCGATCCCAAGGGCAAGGACTTCTCGATTTATCGAGGTGCCAGCCTGATCACGCCGAACCTCAGCGAGTTCGAAGCCATTGTCGGCGGTTGTGCCGATGAGCACGAACTGGTGAGCAAAGGCGCGGCGCTGATGACCGATCTCGACCTGGGCGCCTTGCTGGTGACCCGTGGCGAGCACGGCATGACCCTGCTGCGTCCAGGCCACCCGGCGATGCACCTGCCGGCACGTGCCCGTGAAGTGTTCGATGTCACCGGCGCCGGTGACACCGTGATTTCCACCCTGGCCGCCTCGATTGCGGCCGGCGAAGAACTGCCCCATGCCGTGGCCCTGGCCAACCTGGCGGCGGGCATTGTGGTCGGCAAGTTGGGTACCGCTGCGATCAGCGCGCCTGAGTTGCGCCGCGCCATCCAGCGTTCCGAAGGCTCCGAGCGCGGCGTGCTGACCATCGAGCAATTGCTGCTGGCAATTGACGATGCCCGTGCGCACAACGAAAGCATCGTGTTCACCAACGGCTGCTTCGACATCCTGCACGCCGGTCACGTGACCTACCTGGAGCAGGCGCGTGCCCAAGGCGATCGCCTGATCGTTGCGGTCAACGACGACGCTTCGGTCAGTCGCCTCAAGGGCCCAGGCCGTCCGATCAACAGCGTCGACCGGCGCATGGCGGTACTGGCCGGTCTGGGCGCAGTAGACTGGGTGATCAGCTTCCCTGAAGCGACCCCGGAAAACCTGCTGGCCCAGGTCAAGCCGGACGTGCTGGTCAAGGGCGGTGATTACTCGGTCGACCAGGTGGTCGGTGCCGATATCGTCAGCGCCTATGGCGGCAAGGTCAAAGTGCTGGGCCTGGTCGAGAACAGCTCGACCACGGCGATTGTCGAGAAGATCCGCAACAATGAGTAA
- a CDS encoding metal ABC transporter ATPase produces the protein MPRTLIRKNPSNFKTLPLHVEATPEGLSYQSVGMPLNFAQTLQRRKPVDVPDPERFALELANLGVSVRLTLHWQNRDYWVLVRQRRQDRGDVVLKLISGYVPAHELNLPLHTAIQEIAEECLLETPEGWLGGRFNDTWLPAPYSAALHYREALPFRLSPLSGAARPVRCATTQLIERPRAYVHLPTASLQLIYDLRLEVPKEAKSLSLFHVDERLEGDQLVARLDRKRPDLYLMPLKDGQPVPELYTVKKDQLYPASTRGLYLAESFAQQEGWLVREERIRWKDWLRQQGLAEPEKESKLKGLARRVLRKIVPKKKTKG, from the coding sequence ATGCCGCGAACGCTCATAAGAAAAAACCCCAGCAACTTTAAAACACTGCCACTACACGTCGAAGCCACCCCCGAAGGCCTGAGCTACCAGAGCGTGGGCATGCCGCTCAACTTCGCCCAGACCCTGCAACGGCGCAAGCCGGTAGACGTGCCAGACCCCGAACGCTTTGCCCTCGAACTGGCGAACCTCGGCGTATCGGTGCGCCTGACCCTGCACTGGCAAAACCGTGATTACTGGGTGTTGGTGCGCCAACGTCGCCAGGACCGCGGCGACGTGGTGCTCAAGCTGATCTCCGGTTACGTCCCGGCCCACGAACTGAACCTGCCGCTGCACACCGCCATCCAGGAAATTGCCGAAGAGTGCCTGCTGGAAACGCCCGAAGGCTGGCTCGGCGGGCGCTTCAACGATACCTGGCTACCCGCACCCTACTCCGCCGCGCTGCATTACCGCGAAGCACTGCCGTTTCGCTTGAGCCCGCTGTCCGGCGCGGCCCGCCCGGTGCGTTGCGCGACCACCCAGCTAATCGAACGCCCGCGGGCTTATGTGCATTTGCCCACGGCGTCGCTGCAACTGATCTATGACTTGCGCCTGGAAGTGCCGAAGGAAGCCAAGTCCCTGAGCCTGTTCCATGTAGACGAGCGCTTGGAGGGCGACCAACTGGTGGCACGCCTGGATCGCAAGCGTCCTGACCTGTACCTGATGCCACTCAAGGACGGCCAGCCCGTTCCTGAGCTGTACACCGTCAAGAAAGACCAGTTGTACCCGGCCAGCACACGGGGTTTGTACCTGGCAGAAAGCTTCGCCCAGCAGGAAGGCTGGCTGGTGCGCGAGGAACGTATTCGCTGGAAGGATTGGCTACGGCAGCAAGGCCTGGCGGAGCCGGAGAAAGAATCGAAGTTGAAGGGATTGGCGCGGCGCGTGCTGCGCAAGATCGTGCCGAAGAAGAAAACCAAGGGCTGA
- a CDS encoding multidrug efflux SMR transporter, translated as MNPAYYYLAIAICSEVIATVSMKAIKGWSTPIPLLLVIVGYGVAFWMLTLVVRTVPVGVAYAVWAGMGIVMVSIAALFIYGQKLDIPAMLGMGLIVLGVVVIQLFSKTAGH; from the coding sequence ATGAACCCTGCCTACTACTACCTGGCTATCGCCATTTGCTCGGAAGTGATCGCCACCGTGTCCATGAAAGCCATCAAGGGCTGGAGCACGCCGATCCCGTTGTTGCTGGTGATCGTCGGCTACGGCGTGGCGTTCTGGATGCTGACGCTGGTGGTGCGCACGGTGCCGGTGGGCGTGGCCTACGCCGTGTGGGCCGGGATGGGCATCGTGATGGTCAGTATTGCGGCGCTGTTTATCTACGGGCAGAAGCTGGATATCCCGGCGATGCTGGGGATGGGCCTGATTGTGCTGGGTGTGGTGGTGATTCAGCTGTTCTCGAAAACCGCCGGGCACTGA
- a CDS encoding LysR family transcriptional regulator, whose protein sequence is MAMQWNLEQMRLFVDVAELRSFSAVARGQRKAQSAVSNGIALLEADLGVSLFERSSGRQPRLTEAGTVLLEEAREVLRQCERLNGRALSLTRGEEACLRLAQDEAMLFQPVLDSLEALAVRYPLLEVQLSSAAQGDVARKLVERKADLGLLFYHDQIPETLERRVVGSVEMVTVCGVNHPLAKDGYVTCQRLAQYRQLLMSTQTSVYPGSEAASPLVWRADSFYVLAEWMMSGLGWAWLPRHIVQYPTYQQQMVELDSEWTPPALVVELVWRRDEHLGPAARFLVERFAECLRAID, encoded by the coding sequence TTGGCCATGCAGTGGAATCTGGAGCAGATGCGCTTGTTTGTCGACGTCGCCGAGCTGCGTTCGTTTTCGGCCGTGGCGCGTGGGCAGCGCAAGGCGCAATCGGCGGTGAGCAATGGGATCGCGTTGTTGGAAGCGGACCTGGGCGTGAGCCTGTTTGAGCGTAGCAGTGGCCGCCAGCCGCGCCTGACTGAAGCCGGCACTGTGTTGCTGGAAGAAGCACGCGAAGTGTTGCGTCAATGTGAGCGGCTCAATGGCCGTGCATTGTCGTTGACCCGTGGTGAAGAGGCCTGCCTGCGCCTGGCTCAGGATGAGGCGATGTTGTTCCAGCCGGTGCTCGATAGCCTTGAGGCGTTGGCGGTGCGCTATCCGTTGCTGGAAGTGCAGTTGTCCAGTGCCGCCCAGGGCGATGTGGCGCGCAAGTTGGTGGAGCGCAAGGCGGACCTGGGGCTGTTGTTCTATCACGACCAGATCCCCGAAACCCTTGAGCGGCGCGTGGTGGGCAGTGTGGAAATGGTCACGGTCTGCGGTGTGAACCACCCGCTGGCCAAGGACGGATACGTGACGTGCCAGCGCTTGGCCCAGTACCGACAGCTATTGATGTCGACGCAGACCAGTGTCTACCCCGGCAGCGAAGCCGCCAGCCCGCTGGTGTGGCGCGCCGACAGTTTCTACGTGTTGGCCGAATGGATGATGAGTGGCCTGGGCTGGGCCTGGCTGCCCCGGCATATCGTGCAATACCCGACCTATCAGCAACAAATGGTGGAACTGGACAGCGAGTGGACGCCGCCGGCCCTGGTGGTGGAGCTGGTATGGCGCCGCGACGAGCACCTCGGGCCCGCCGCGCGTTTCCTCGTTGAACGTTTTGCCGAGTGCCTGCGGGCGATTGATTGA
- a CDS encoding FAD-dependent oxidoreductase, with the protein MPSVISTDVLIVGAGVAGLWLNARLRRQGFSTVVVENATLGGGQSVKSQGIIHGGAKYALHGALTGASEAIADMPRRWREALAGNGELDLTGVRLLSEAHYLWSPGTIAGNLTSFFASKAVRGRVDQVKGEDLPPALQDRRFKGKVYRLAELVVDVPSVIERLAQLAGDSLLAGQQIEPLYDGNKLVGLKVDDREIRAQRIVLSAGGGTAQLLTALGLSQPAMQKRPLHMIIAKGPGLKPLYAHCLGGGTKPRITVTTHPAADGNWVWYMGGDIAEADGVMRTPEEQIATAQNELAQLLPWIDMTQTQWATLRVDRAEPLQSGLTRPDNAFVAQDGRLLVGWPTKLALAPDFADRVINSLERDGIRPSPSEQLPDLPKPTLGVPAWEQLLP; encoded by the coding sequence ATGCCATCCGTTATTTCCACCGACGTCCTGATTGTCGGCGCCGGGGTTGCCGGCCTCTGGTTGAATGCGCGCCTGCGTCGCCAGGGGTTTTCCACGGTGGTGGTGGAAAATGCCACCCTGGGTGGCGGGCAAAGCGTGAAGTCCCAGGGGATCATTCACGGCGGTGCGAAATACGCCCTGCACGGCGCCCTCACCGGCGCCTCCGAAGCGATTGCCGATATGCCGCGTCGCTGGCGCGAAGCCCTGGCCGGTAACGGCGAGCTGGACCTCACGGGCGTGCGCTTGCTGTCCGAAGCCCATTACCTGTGGTCCCCCGGTACTATCGCCGGCAACCTCACCAGCTTTTTCGCGAGCAAGGCCGTGCGGGGTCGTGTCGACCAGGTCAAGGGCGAGGACTTGCCGCCAGCGCTGCAAGACCGTCGCTTCAAGGGCAAGGTCTATCGCCTGGCCGAACTGGTCGTCGACGTCCCGAGCGTGATCGAGCGCCTGGCGCAGTTGGCCGGCGATAGCTTGCTTGCAGGGCAACAGATCGAACCGCTGTACGACGGCAACAAACTGGTGGGCTTGAAGGTCGATGACCGCGAGATCCGCGCCCAGCGCATCGTATTGAGTGCCGGCGGCGGTACAGCCCAATTGCTCACGGCCCTGGGCCTGAGCCAGCCCGCCATGCAAAAACGCCCACTGCACATGATTATCGCCAAAGGCCCCGGCCTGAAGCCGCTGTACGCCCACTGCCTGGGTGGAGGCACCAAGCCACGTATTACCGTGACCACTCACCCCGCCGCCGACGGCAACTGGGTGTGGTACATGGGCGGTGACATTGCCGAGGCCGATGGCGTGATGCGCACGCCTGAAGAACAGATCGCCACGGCCCAGAACGAACTGGCGCAATTGCTGCCGTGGATCGACATGACCCAGACTCAATGGGCGACCCTGCGCGTCGACCGTGCCGAGCCGCTGCAATCGGGCCTGACGCGCCCCGACAACGCTTTCGTCGCCCAAGACGGCCGCCTGCTGGTGGGCTGGCCAACCAAGCTGGCCCTGGCGCCGGACTTCGCCGACAGGGTGATCAACAGCCTGGAGCGTGACGGCATCCGTCCAAGCCCCTCGGAGCAGCTGCCCGATCTGCCCAAACCCACCCTCGGCGTACCGGCCTGGGAGCAACTGCTGCCATGA
- a CDS encoding aldo/keto reductase — MSLPTLHDLHRPLGSTGLLVSPLGLGTVKLGRDQGVKYPNGFQIPDDDQARMLLRQARQLGINLIDTAPAYGRSEERLGPLLRGQRKDWVIVSKVGEEFEDGVSRHDFSAAHTRMSIERSLKRLETDFIDLVLVHSDGDDLHILNDCEVYQTLAQLKKEGKIRGFGFSGKTVEGGVKALEQGDCAMVTYNLNEQAEKAVIEYATAHGKGILVKKALASGHVCLEPGMDPIHASFMLLFAQTGVASAIVGTINPLHLAHNVATAAKVIRQL; from the coding sequence ATGAGCCTGCCAACCTTGCACGACCTGCATCGCCCCCTGGGCAGCACCGGCCTGCTGGTGTCGCCGCTGGGCCTGGGCACCGTCAAGCTGGGCCGCGACCAAGGGGTGAAATACCCCAATGGCTTCCAGATCCCGGATGACGATCAAGCACGGATGTTGTTGCGCCAAGCGCGCCAATTGGGCATCAACCTGATCGATACGGCGCCCGCGTACGGGCGCAGCGAAGAGCGCCTGGGCCCGCTGTTGCGCGGCCAGCGCAAGGATTGGGTGATTGTCAGCAAAGTCGGCGAAGAGTTCGAGGACGGCGTGTCCCGCCACGATTTCAGCGCAGCCCATACCCGCATGTCCATTGAGCGCAGCCTGAAACGACTGGAAACGGACTTTATCGACCTGGTGCTGGTGCATTCGGACGGCGATGATCTGCATATCCTCAACGACTGCGAGGTCTACCAGACCCTCGCGCAGCTGAAAAAAGAAGGCAAGATTCGCGGTTTCGGGTTCTCCGGCAAAACCGTCGAAGGCGGTGTGAAGGCTCTGGAACAAGGTGATTGCGCGATGGTCACCTACAATTTGAACGAACAGGCCGAGAAAGCCGTCATTGAATATGCGACGGCACACGGCAAGGGCATCCTGGTCAAAAAGGCGCTGGCCAGCGGCCACGTTTGCCTGGAGCCAGGAATGGATCCAATACACGCCAGTTTCATGCTGTTGTTTGCGCAAACCGGCGTCGCCAGTGCTATTGTCGGGACCATCAATCCGCTGCACCTGGCCCATAACGTGGCGACCGCTGCCAAGGTCATTCGTCAACTCTGA
- a CDS encoding sulfotransferase family 2 domain-containing protein translates to MLQRLLWKLLPKHQRVFLLGRLSVVDRQAVNKSLSGVAMLNPGFERHKCVFIHVPKCAGSSVCSALLDGRWPGHLPYYWYQQQFPEHCARSFKFAFVRDPLERAYSAYTYLRGNHMGARDLQAQALVCSFRDFDHFIAGWLHPDNLRRQLHFAPQTDFLVDHMGQMAMDFLGRQESLEQDFQHLCERLGVATTLPHLNVSLGRRNEPVRAFCSSRTRRLVRRAYQRDYEVLGYE, encoded by the coding sequence ATGTTGCAACGTCTGTTGTGGAAACTGCTTCCCAAACACCAGAGGGTGTTTCTGCTGGGGCGTTTGTCGGTGGTGGATCGCCAGGCGGTGAACAAATCCCTGTCTGGCGTGGCAATGCTCAACCCCGGCTTCGAGCGACATAAATGCGTGTTTATCCATGTGCCCAAATGCGCCGGCAGCAGTGTGTGCTCGGCACTGCTTGATGGGCGCTGGCCAGGGCATTTGCCGTATTACTGGTATCAGCAGCAATTTCCCGAGCATTGCGCGCGCAGCTTCAAATTTGCGTTCGTGCGTGACCCGCTGGAGCGCGCGTACTCGGCTTATACCTACTTGCGTGGCAACCACATGGGTGCCCGCGACCTGCAGGCCCAAGCGTTGGTCTGCAGTTTCCGCGACTTCGACCATTTCATTGCTGGCTGGCTGCACCCGGATAACCTGCGCCGCCAATTGCACTTTGCTCCCCAGACTGACTTCCTGGTCGATCACATGGGCCAGATGGCCATGGATTTCCTCGGGCGCCAGGAGTCGCTGGAGCAAGACTTCCAGCACCTGTGCGAACGTCTCGGGGTGGCCACGACCCTGCCACACCTGAATGTTTCACTGGGGCGCCGTAACGAACCGGTCAGGGCGTTTTGCTCTTCGCGAACGCGCCGGCTGGTCAGGCGTGCCTATCAACGTGATTACGAGGTCTTGGGCTATGAATAG
- the msbA gene encoding lipid A export permease/ATP-binding protein MsbA — translation MSDAPPKAEQDSSLKIYLRLLGYVKPYLGMFLVSIVGFVIFASTQPMLAGILKYFVDGLSNPDVVFMPKVPFFKDLKLLMAVPLLIILIAAWQGLGSFLGNYYLAKVSLGLVHDLRVQLFNKLLVLPNRYFDTHNSGHLISRITFNVTMVTGAATDAIKVVIREGLTVVFLFGYLLWMNWKLTLVMLAILPLIAIMVGSTSKKFRKQSKKIQVAMGDVTHVASETIQGYRVVRSFGGEGYEERRFAAASQGNTDKQLRMNKTGAVYTPMLQLVIYTAMATLMFLVLLLRGDATAGDLVAYITAAGLLPKPIRQLSEVSSTIQKGVAGAESIFEQLDEEPEVDSGTVERERVSGRLDVRNLSFTYPGAEREVLKNISFSAAPGQMIALVGRSGSGKSTLASLIPRFYHHETGEILLDEVEIEDYRLRNLRRHVAQVTQHVTLFNDTVANNIAYGDLADAPRADIEKAAADAYAMDFIAELPKGLDTEVGENGVLLSGGQRQRLAIARALLKNAPLLILDEATSALDTESERHIQAALDKVMKGRTTLVIAHRLSTIEKADLILVMDHGEIVERGTHLELLAMGGYYSRLHAMGLDEPVANNIT, via the coding sequence ATGAGTGACGCACCGCCTAAAGCGGAACAGGATTCCAGCCTGAAAATTTACCTGCGGCTGCTGGGATATGTGAAACCGTACCTCGGTATGTTCCTGGTGAGTATCGTGGGCTTCGTGATCTTCGCGTCCACCCAGCCGATGCTTGCCGGGATTCTCAAGTATTTCGTGGATGGCTTGAGCAATCCCGACGTGGTGTTCATGCCCAAGGTCCCGTTTTTCAAGGACCTGAAGTTGCTGATGGCCGTGCCGTTGCTGATCATCCTGATCGCCGCCTGGCAAGGGCTGGGATCTTTCCTGGGCAACTACTACCTGGCCAAGGTTTCCCTGGGGCTGGTGCATGACCTGCGTGTCCAGTTGTTCAACAAACTGCTGGTGCTGCCCAACCGTTATTTCGATACCCATAACTCCGGGCATCTGATCTCCCGTATCACCTTCAACGTGACCATGGTCACCGGCGCGGCCACGGATGCGATCAAAGTCGTGATCCGTGAAGGCCTGACGGTGGTGTTCCTGTTCGGCTACCTGCTGTGGATGAACTGGAAACTGACCCTGGTGATGCTGGCGATCCTGCCGCTGATCGCGATCATGGTCGGCAGTACCAGCAAGAAATTCCGTAAGCAAAGCAAGAAGATCCAAGTGGCGATGGGCGATGTGACGCACGTCGCTTCCGAGACCATCCAGGGTTACCGTGTGGTCCGCAGCTTCGGTGGCGAAGGCTACGAGGAGCGGCGTTTTGCGGCCGCGAGCCAAGGCAACACCGACAAGCAACTGCGCATGAACAAGACCGGCGCGGTCTACACGCCGATGCTGCAACTGGTGATCTACACCGCCATGGCCACGTTGATGTTCCTGGTGCTGCTGTTGCGCGGCGACGCCACGGCGGGTGACCTGGTTGCCTACATTACGGCGGCGGGCCTGCTGCCCAAGCCTATCCGCCAGTTATCGGAAGTCAGCTCGACGATCCAGAAGGGCGTGGCCGGTGCTGAGAGCATCTTCGAGCAGTTGGATGAAGAGCCTGAAGTCGACAGCGGTACCGTGGAACGTGAACGTGTCAGCGGTCGCCTGGACGTGCGCAACCTGAGCTTCACCTACCCAGGTGCCGAGCGTGAGGTGCTCAAGAACATCTCCTTCAGCGCCGCCCCTGGGCAGATGATCGCCCTGGTCGGCCGCTCCGGCAGCGGCAAGTCGACCCTGGCCAGCCTGATCCCGCGCTTTTATCACCACGAAACCGGGGAAATCCTGCTGGATGAGGTAGAAATCGAAGACTACCGCCTGCGCAACCTGCGCCGACACGTGGCCCAGGTCACGCAGCACGTGACCCTGTTCAACGACACCGTGGCCAACAACATCGCCTACGGCGACCTGGCCGATGCGCCGCGTGCAGACATCGAGAAAGCCGCCGCCGACGCCTACGCCATGGACTTCATCGCCGAGCTGCCCAAAGGCCTGGACACCGAAGTCGGTGAAAACGGCGTGCTGCTCTCCGGTGGTCAGCGTCAGCGCTTGGCAATCGCCCGGGCGCTGCTGAAAAATGCTCCGCTGCTGATCCTCGATGAGGCGACTTCGGCACTGGATACCGAATCCGAGCGGCACATTCAGGCGGCGCTGGACAAGGTCATGAAAGGCCGCACCACACTGGTGATCGCACACCGTTTGTCCACCATCGAAAAAGCCGACCTGATTCTGGTGATGGACCACGGCGAAATTGTCGAGCGTGGTACGCACCTCGAACTGCTGGCCATGGGCGGCTATTACTCACGCCTGCACGCCATGGGCCTGGACGAGCCGGTCGCCAACAACATCACTTGA